In the Geobacter sp. FeAm09 genome, one interval contains:
- a CDS encoding GGDEF domain-containing response regulator: MSGKVKILVVEDQAVVAEDLRQTLLGMGYDVPAAVHSGEFVLDATAEERPDLILMDISLGKGDDGITIAEKVRTRFDLPVIYLSSRTDDATFRRSLLTGPFAFLLKPFDSLRLRQTIEVALAKHAMERRLKESGEQYRTIFEVSGSAMMIVDENGTIAMVNEEFEHLSGYPREAVESRKEWSDFFVMEQFAAKEIQQCLKGTTNGTASLDTTSLFIGNNQRTSHVCTKIKKVPGTERCVVSMIDITEIQRAQEEIRALNAELIKVNTLLKEEIAERRNSEKQLKHQANHDSLTGLPNRELLFDRLKQALAYEDRHNNLLALMILDLDNFKNINDTLGHVVGDILLKDVARRLQQCMRQYDTVARFGGDEFVIVVNEMPDIHDIVKFAEKVRDLFQRPFYILEQPTYVTTSIGISIYPLQSTTIEGLLKTADMAMYQAKRDGKNSFQFFTESMSLKSDERAVMKKRLRSALEREEFLPHYQPRIDSTTGKITGMEALMRWQPKGAPLAFPGEFFPMLEESGLIVPAGEWLLDKVCRQNKTWQDRGMEPLRVAVNTSARQFHQDDFTEKVARALSATRLDPQYLEIELPEKIIMDNITESVRKLGELREIGVKISLDNFGTGYSSLSYLNRLPIDELQIDKSLVNGITFDPGEAAVVSAIITMGHSLGKKLVAEGVESEDQYLFLAGQRCEEMQGHYFSRPLPPDDFEKLVRLFPVPT; this comes from the coding sequence ATGTCCGGTAAGGTGAAGATACTGGTCGTCGAGGACCAGGCCGTTGTCGCGGAAGACCTCAGGCAGACGCTGCTGGGGATGGGCTACGACGTGCCCGCCGCGGTCCATTCCGGAGAATTTGTCCTCGATGCGACGGCGGAGGAACGGCCCGATCTTATCCTGATGGACATCTCCCTCGGAAAAGGCGACGACGGCATTACGATCGCCGAAAAGGTCCGCACCCGCTTCGACCTCCCGGTGATTTACCTCTCCTCCCGCACCGATGACGCCACGTTCCGGCGCTCGCTCCTGACCGGCCCCTTCGCCTTCCTCTTAAAGCCGTTCGATTCCCTGCGCCTGCGCCAGACCATCGAAGTCGCGCTCGCCAAGCATGCGATGGAAAGGCGGTTGAAGGAGAGCGGCGAGCAGTACCGCACCATTTTCGAGGTCAGTGGCAGCGCCATGATGATCGTGGACGAAAACGGCACCATTGCCATGGTCAACGAAGAGTTCGAACACCTGTCCGGCTACCCCAGGGAGGCGGTGGAATCTCGGAAAGAGTGGTCCGACTTCTTTGTCATGGAGCAGTTTGCCGCCAAAGAGATACAACAATGCCTGAAAGGGACGACCAACGGGACGGCTTCGCTGGATACCACCTCTCTGTTCATCGGCAACAACCAGCGTACCAGCCACGTCTGCACCAAGATCAAGAAGGTGCCCGGCACGGAGCGGTGCGTCGTGTCGATGATCGACATCACCGAGATTCAGCGGGCCCAGGAGGAAATTCGCGCCCTCAATGCCGAGCTTATCAAGGTGAACACGCTCCTGAAGGAAGAGATCGCCGAGCGCAGAAACTCGGAAAAACAGCTCAAGCATCAGGCAAACCACGATTCCCTGACCGGCCTTCCCAACCGGGAACTGCTCTTCGACCGCCTGAAGCAGGCCCTGGCCTACGAGGACCGGCATAACAACCTGCTGGCCCTGATGATCCTCGACCTGGACAACTTCAAAAACATCAACGACACGCTCGGCCACGTTGTCGGGGATATCCTCCTGAAGGACGTGGCCAGGCGTCTCCAGCAGTGCATGCGGCAGTACGATACGGTCGCCCGGTTCGGCGGCGACGAATTCGTCATCGTGGTCAACGAGATGCCGGACATCCACGATATCGTAAAGTTTGCCGAGAAGGTCCGGGACCTGTTCCAGCGGCCGTTCTACATCCTTGAACAGCCCACCTATGTGACGACCAGCATCGGCATCTCCATCTACCCGCTGCAGAGCACCACCATCGAAGGGCTGCTGAAAACGGCCGACATGGCCATGTACCAGGCCAAGAGGGACGGCAAGAACTCGTTCCAGTTCTTCACCGAATCCATGAGCCTCAAGAGCGACGAGCGGGCCGTCATGAAAAAACGGTTGCGTTCCGCCCTGGAACGGGAGGAATTCCTGCCCCACTACCAGCCGCGCATCGATTCCACCACCGGGAAGATCACCGGGATGGAGGCGCTGATGCGCTGGCAGCCCAAGGGGGCCCCCCTGGCTTTCCCCGGGGAATTTTTCCCCATGCTGGAAGAAAGCGGCCTGATCGTCCCGGCCGGCGAATGGCTGCTCGACAAGGTGTGCCGCCAGAACAAGACGTGGCAGGACCGGGGGATGGAGCCGCTCCGCGTGGCGGTGAACACGTCGGCGCGCCAGTTCCACCAGGACGATTTTACGGAAAAGGTGGCCCGGGCCCTCTCGGCTACCCGGCTCGACCCGCAGTACCTGGAAATCGAGCTCCCGGAAAAGATCATCATGGACAATATCACCGAAAGCGTGCGCAAACTGGGGGAATTGCGGGAGATCGGCGTCAAGATTTCCCTCGACAACTTCGGTACGGGCTACTCGTCGCTCAGTTACCTGAACCGCCTCCCCATCGACGAATTGCAGATCGATAAATCCCTGGTCAACGGCATCACCTTCGATCCGGGCGAGGCGGCGGTGGTTTCCGCGATCATCACCATGGGGCACAGCCTGGGCAAGAAGCTCGTTGCCGAAGGGGTCGAGTCGGAGGATCAATACCTGTTCCTTGCGGGCCAGCGATGCGAGGAGATGCAGGGGCATTATTTCAGCAGGCCGCTGCCGCCGGACGACTTCGAAAAGCTGGTGCGGTTGTTCCCCGTCCCGACGTGA
- a CDS encoding sensor histidine kinase, translated as MSEHFFQTVFEQASEGIVLIDGASRYLLEVNKAFAELVGYPEELLFSMTLNDVIDLSPVGIERLYTQVFAGKGQYVGEVKCRRSDGGLVDVELRLSLIRSGGKDLICVFMRDITLYRRVEKDLLETGGRFRQAVFSAPLPIMVHAEDGVVVMLNSEWTRRTGYAFKDIPTIDAWVKKAFGADSASMFETFGFLYKTKTPCTYEELPVSTSSGEKLVWSFCSAPAGTLPDERRLFITMAMDVTAGKRAENDLKTALQEKDDMLRDVHLRAKNNMLVIMSLLNLQSRYLANPDTTEFFRESQERVRAMVLIHEMLGNSGNQGRIDFNEYARSLVGGIISAYSPSQSNLQVEMRIGRIVVSLEIAVPCGLIIHELVSNSLKHGFPEIRNGMISIDFDRDEAGLYTLVVGDNGIGLPKGLDLDAPSTLGLSLVATLTKQLQGVVEFIGTSGTVCKISFRG; from the coding sequence ATGAGCGAGCATTTTTTTCAGACGGTTTTCGAGCAGGCATCGGAAGGGATTGTCCTGATCGATGGCGCCAGCAGATACCTGCTGGAGGTCAATAAAGCCTTTGCCGAACTGGTCGGCTATCCGGAAGAACTGCTGTTCTCCATGACCCTCAACGATGTTATCGATCTTTCTCCGGTGGGGATCGAGAGGCTCTATACCCAGGTCTTTGCCGGGAAGGGACAGTATGTAGGCGAGGTGAAGTGCCGGCGGTCCGACGGCGGGCTGGTTGACGTGGAACTGAGGCTGAGCCTGATCCGTTCCGGGGGAAAGGACCTCATCTGCGTCTTTATGCGTGATATCACCCTGTACCGGCGGGTGGAAAAGGACCTCCTGGAAACGGGGGGCAGGTTCCGGCAGGCGGTCTTTTCCGCACCGCTTCCGATCATGGTGCATGCCGAGGACGGCGTCGTGGTGATGCTCAACAGCGAATGGACCAGGCGAACCGGCTATGCCTTCAAGGATATTCCCACGATCGATGCCTGGGTGAAGAAGGCTTTTGGCGCCGACTCCGCTTCCATGTTCGAGACGTTCGGTTTCCTGTATAAAACCAAGACGCCCTGTACGTATGAGGAACTGCCGGTGAGCACCAGCAGCGGCGAGAAACTCGTATGGAGCTTCTGCTCCGCCCCCGCAGGCACCCTTCCCGACGAACGTCGTTTGTTCATCACCATGGCCATGGATGTTACCGCGGGCAAGCGCGCCGAAAACGATCTCAAGACCGCGCTTCAGGAAAAGGACGACATGCTCCGGGATGTCCACCTCCGGGCAAAGAACAATATGCTGGTCATCATGAGCCTGCTCAACCTGCAGTCGAGGTATCTGGCCAATCCCGACACCACGGAGTTTTTCAGGGAGAGCCAGGAGCGGGTCAGGGCCATGGTGCTTATCCACGAGATGCTGGGCAACTCCGGCAATCAGGGCCGGATCGATTTCAACGAATATGCGCGGAGCCTGGTGGGGGGCATCATCAGCGCCTACAGTCCCAGCCAGAGCAACCTTCAGGTGGAGATGCGCATCGGCAGGATCGTCGTCAGCCTTGAGATAGCCGTCCCCTGCGGCCTCATTATCCACGAGTTGGTCTCCAACAGCCTGAAACACGGCTTCCCGGAGATTCGCAACGGCATGATCAGCATCGATTTCGATCGCGATGAAGCGGGGTTGTACACGCTTGTGGTGGGCGACAACGGCATCGGTCTCCCCAAGGGGCTTGACCTGGATGCTCCGTCCACCCTTGGCCTGAGCCTGGTCGCCACGTTGACCAAACAGCTCCAGGGGGTGGTCGAGTTTATCGGCACTTCCGGAACGGTGTGTAAAATTTCATTCAGAGGATAG
- a CDS encoding sigma-54 dependent transcriptional regulator, with protein MKTDAKEPAILLVDDEEELLFSTRLILRREGFANVLTQSDSRLVAAMLDEHPIAVLVLDMTMPHLSGLDLLRQVKETHPGLPIVMMTAVNDVDTAVTCMQAGADNYLVKPVDRTRLVATVRTCHDLGRTRTELARLRRHLSEGHLENEGAFRDIITASPRMRSIFFYLESVAPSRQPVLITGETGTGKELVARAVHSLSGGGGPFVAVNLAGLDDTMFSDTLFGHQKGAFTGADRAREGLVRRAEAGTLFLDEIGDLSPSSQVKLLRLVQEREYLPLGADTPRTCEARIVVATHVDLKAGMESGRFRSDLYYRLCAHHVALPPLRERAEDIPLLLEHFLDNAARALNKARPSAPPELSRYLAAYRFPGNIRELEALVRDAVARHPGRVLSLEPFLSAISSDLALPQDEASNVERCHTCLLRDRFPTLKGAEEYLIAEALRLAGGNQRLAASYLGITRQALNKRLSRSPA; from the coding sequence ATGAAAACTGACGCCAAGGAACCTGCCATACTTCTGGTCGATGACGAAGAGGAACTCCTCTTCAGCACCCGCCTGATTCTGCGGCGGGAAGGTTTCGCCAACGTCCTGACCCAGTCGGACAGCCGCCTGGTGGCGGCCATGCTCGACGAGCATCCGATTGCCGTACTGGTGCTGGATATGACCATGCCGCATCTCTCCGGCCTGGATCTGCTCCGGCAGGTGAAGGAAACCCATCCCGGCCTGCCGATCGTGATGATGACGGCCGTCAATGATGTGGACACCGCCGTGACCTGCATGCAGGCCGGGGCGGACAACTACCTGGTGAAGCCGGTGGACCGCACCAGGCTGGTCGCCACGGTCCGGACCTGCCACGACCTGGGGCGCACCCGCACCGAACTGGCTCGCCTGCGCCGGCATCTGTCGGAAGGGCACCTGGAGAACGAGGGCGCTTTTCGCGACATCATCACGGCTTCGCCCCGCATGCGCAGCATCTTTTTCTATCTCGAGTCGGTAGCGCCTTCCCGGCAGCCGGTGCTGATCACCGGCGAAACCGGCACCGGCAAGGAATTGGTCGCCCGCGCCGTTCATTCCCTGAGCGGGGGGGGCGGCCCGTTTGTCGCGGTGAACCTGGCCGGCCTGGACGATACCATGTTCAGCGATACGCTTTTCGGCCACCAGAAGGGGGCCTTCACCGGCGCGGACCGGGCCCGGGAGGGGCTGGTCCGCCGTGCCGAGGCGGGGACGCTCTTTCTGGATGAGATCGGTGATCTCTCCCCCTCGTCCCAGGTCAAGCTGCTGCGCCTGGTGCAGGAAAGGGAGTACCTGCCTCTGGGGGCCGATACGCCCCGCACCTGTGAAGCGCGGATTGTCGTCGCCACCCATGTGGACTTGAAGGCCGGCATGGAATCGGGCCGCTTCCGCTCCGATCTCTATTACCGCCTCTGCGCCCATCATGTGGCGCTCCCCCCCCTGCGGGAGCGGGCGGAGGATATCCCGCTTCTGTTGGAGCATTTCCTCGACAATGCCGCCCGGGCGCTCAATAAGGCCCGTCCGTCCGCCCCCCCGGAGTTGAGCCGTTACCTGGCCGCCTATCGTTTCCCGGGCAATATCCGCGAGCTCGAGGCCCTGGTACGGGATGCCGTGGCCCGGCACCCGGGCCGTGTCCTCTCCCTGGAACCATTTCTGAGCGCCATAAGCAGCGATCTCGCCCTCCCGCAGGATGAAGCGTCGAACGTGGAGCGGTGCCATACCTGCCTTTTGCGGGACCGCTTCCCCACGTTGAAGGGAGCCGAAGAATACCTGATCGCCGAGGCGTTGCGGCTGGCCGGCGGTAACCAGCGCCTGGCCGCCTCATATCTCGGCATTACCCGTCAGGCCCTCAACAAGCGCCTCTCCCGCTCACCTGCGTAG
- a CDS encoding response regulator — protein MSEAPITILVIDDEMLARESLASCLEEQGYCVLQASDGSQGLELLYRHRPTLVFTDLRMPVMSGFEVVERLTQELPEVPIIAMSGVGNFGEAIRAMHLGAWGYITKPIMNLDEIGITIARVLERARLVRENLEYRQRLEHLVEERTRQLRQSEQRFYQFFLKHDDAIILCRVPDLVILDANPAASKLFGFPCQEILARKLPLFFATAERPDLIAGLARLTGESFFLREHLEAKDRAGTELVVSLKAWSITIGNETVLYCSLRNATEKIMLEKRLQDSQTRLIQAHKLASIGMLASGIAHEINNPNNLIAFNTDLLAEVWRDSLPVLAGHAGTHPGFTLGGLPFGEVPVTTDRLFKGLVDGSRRIDAIVGQLKQYARPGGTGAEGCDVNRAVTSAVTLLDHQIKRITDRFELKLSPDLPPVRGFPQQIEQVLINLISNALQALPGRERGIVVSTARDEERGGGTIMVADEGVGMSRETLARLTEPFFSTRHESGGTGLGLSISDSILREHGGALCFESEEGKGTRAIIHLPPCVVPGQGAIP, from the coding sequence ATGTCCGAAGCCCCCATCACCATACTCGTCATAGATGACGAGATGCTGGCCCGCGAGTCCCTGGCAAGCTGCCTGGAGGAGCAGGGCTATTGCGTGCTTCAGGCTTCCGACGGCAGCCAGGGGCTCGAACTGTTGTACCGTCACCGGCCAACCCTGGTGTTTACCGATCTCCGCATGCCGGTCATGAGCGGTTTTGAGGTGGTGGAGCGGCTGACGCAGGAACTCCCGGAGGTCCCCATCATCGCCATGTCCGGCGTGGGGAACTTCGGCGAAGCCATTCGCGCCATGCATTTGGGCGCCTGGGGATATATCACCAAGCCGATCATGAACCTGGATGAGATCGGCATCACCATAGCCCGCGTGCTGGAACGCGCCCGCCTGGTGCGGGAAAACCTGGAGTACCGCCAGCGCCTGGAACACCTCGTGGAGGAGCGGACACGGCAGCTCAGGCAAAGCGAGCAGCGCTTCTACCAGTTTTTCCTCAAGCACGATGATGCCATCATCCTCTGCCGGGTCCCGGACCTGGTTATCCTGGATGCGAATCCGGCTGCGTCCAAGCTGTTCGGATTTCCCTGCCAGGAGATACTCGCCCGAAAACTGCCGCTGTTCTTCGCAACGGCGGAGCGGCCGGATCTGATCGCGGGCCTGGCACGCCTGACCGGCGAATCGTTTTTCCTGAGGGAGCACCTCGAGGCAAAGGACCGCGCAGGCACGGAGCTTGTCGTATCCCTCAAGGCCTGGTCCATAACCATCGGCAATGAAACCGTACTCTACTGCTCATTGCGCAATGCCACGGAAAAAATCATGCTCGAGAAGCGGTTGCAGGACTCCCAGACCCGCCTCATCCAGGCGCATAAGCTGGCGTCCATAGGCATGCTGGCCTCGGGGATCGCCCACGAGATCAACAATCCCAACAATCTGATCGCCTTCAACACCGATCTGCTGGCCGAGGTCTGGCGCGACTCCCTGCCGGTCCTCGCCGGCCACGCCGGAACACATCCCGGCTTCACCCTTGGGGGGCTTCCCTTCGGGGAGGTCCCCGTCACCACCGACCGTCTCTTCAAAGGCCTTGTGGATGGTTCCCGCCGCATCGACGCCATTGTGGGGCAGCTCAAGCAATACGCACGTCCCGGTGGGACGGGAGCCGAGGGGTGCGACGTGAACCGGGCGGTCACCAGCGCCGTTACGCTGCTGGATCATCAGATAAAGCGCATAACCGACCGTTTCGAACTCAAGTTGTCTCCCGATCTCCCGCCGGTGCGCGGGTTTCCGCAACAGATCGAACAGGTCCTGATCAATCTGATCAGCAATGCTCTGCAGGCTTTGCCGGGGCGCGAGCGGGGGATTGTGGTCAGTACGGCCAGGGATGAGGAACGCGGCGGAGGGACGATAATGGTCGCCGACGAGGGGGTGGGGATGTCCCGCGAAACCCTGGCGCGTCTCACGGAGCCCTTTTTCTCCACCAGGCACGAGTCCGGCGGCACCGGGCTGGGCCTCTCCATAAGCGACTCGATCCTGAGGGAACACGGCGGCGCCTTGTGCTTCGAAAGCGAAGAAGGAAAGGGAACCCGCGCCATCATCCATTTACCGCCCTGCGTCGTGCCGGGGCAGGGGGCCATTCCATGA
- a CDS encoding cache domain-containing protein, which yields MTGFLRKLRLRWKLLALVLPLVIGPIFIVAGVIGYIANHQAYLGVTQTSKDDLQHITAFTIDLLNSHYQQFQVYKQDKIKNFNSELATLTNLSYNLVESEHKQYKQGRFDLATAKREARDALKKVNVGETGYIYAMTSRGDLKVHIAREGENVYNEMDENGRHFIREMCETAKRSKPGEVLFIIYPWRNAVLGDKYPRKKIVAYRYFREWDWIIATGGYLEETYDEAAFERKSFAELKEKIKAKKVGSTGYIFCMDSGGTFTVHPDSEGMNFFNARDSSGFPFIREMCAKKSGWIRYPWKNTSDSEPRMKIVRYAYFKPWDWIVAVGSYEDEFYREANKIKDRIVISMVLLSLLVGLFAAALVFRASTIITSPITHMIDVIRRVKRGNLEEKMEVEGQDELAELAGVFNRMTDIIRRNKEMEASLAQHGKMASLGVLSSGVAHEINNPLGVILGYAGYLEGKMAEDDPNYKYIHEIKRESKRCKKIVQDLLSYARTPRPSLEPVDLNDLLAQIADFAANHTDMRGVVIRTEFAPDLPKVHLDGDQMRQVAINLILNAGGAMPDGGTLTIRSEAVDPGHVRMVFRDSGCGIPAENLEKIFEPFYTTKERGTGLGLAITRQIIEHHHGEISIASDPDKGTTVTVTLPIERDEL from the coding sequence ATGACGGGATTTCTCAGAAAACTAAGACTGCGCTGGAAGCTGCTGGCACTGGTGCTGCCCCTGGTGATCGGCCCGATCTTCATCGTCGCCGGGGTGATCGGCTATATCGCCAACCACCAGGCATATCTCGGGGTCACCCAGACCAGCAAGGACGACCTGCAGCACATCACCGCCTTCACCATCGACCTGCTCAATTCCCATTATCAGCAGTTTCAGGTCTACAAACAGGACAAGATCAAGAACTTCAACAGCGAATTGGCGACCCTCACCAATCTCTCCTATAATCTGGTGGAGTCCGAACACAAGCAGTACAAACAGGGGCGCTTCGACCTGGCCACCGCCAAACGCGAAGCGCGGGACGCGCTGAAAAAGGTCAACGTGGGGGAGACCGGCTACATCTATGCCATGACCAGCCGTGGCGACCTGAAGGTGCACATCGCCCGCGAAGGGGAGAACGTCTACAACGAAATGGACGAGAACGGCCGCCACTTCATCCGGGAGATGTGCGAAACCGCCAAACGTTCGAAACCGGGCGAGGTGCTGTTCATCATCTATCCCTGGCGCAATGCCGTCCTGGGCGACAAATACCCCCGCAAAAAGATCGTTGCCTACCGTTACTTCCGGGAGTGGGACTGGATCATCGCCACCGGCGGCTACCTGGAGGAAACCTACGACGAAGCGGCCTTTGAGCGCAAATCCTTTGCCGAACTGAAGGAAAAGATCAAGGCCAAGAAAGTGGGCTCCACCGGCTACATCTTCTGCATGGACAGCGGGGGCACCTTCACCGTCCATCCCGACTCGGAGGGCATGAACTTCTTCAATGCCCGCGATTCCAGCGGCTTCCCCTTCATCCGCGAGATGTGCGCAAAAAAAAGCGGCTGGATCCGTTATCCCTGGAAGAATACCAGCGACAGCGAACCGCGCATGAAGATCGTGCGTTACGCGTATTTCAAACCCTGGGACTGGATCGTGGCGGTCGGCTCCTACGAGGACGAGTTCTACCGGGAGGCCAACAAGATCAAGGACCGCATCGTGATCAGCATGGTTCTCCTCAGCCTGCTGGTGGGGCTGTTCGCCGCGGCTCTGGTCTTCCGCGCCTCCACCATCATCACCAGCCCCATCACCCACATGATCGACGTCATTCGGCGCGTCAAACGGGGCAACCTGGAGGAGAAAATGGAGGTTGAAGGGCAGGACGAACTGGCCGAACTGGCCGGGGTGTTCAACCGCATGACCGACATAATACGCCGCAATAAGGAGATGGAGGCAAGCCTTGCCCAGCACGGCAAGATGGCCTCCCTGGGCGTACTTTCCTCGGGCGTGGCCCACGAGATCAACAACCCCCTGGGCGTGATCCTGGGGTACGCCGGCTACCTGGAAGGCAAGATGGCCGAGGATGACCCGAACTACAAATACATCCACGAGATCAAGCGCGAGAGCAAGCGCTGCAAGAAGATCGTCCAGGACCTGCTCTCCTATGCCCGCACCCCCCGGCCGAGCCTGGAACCGGTCGACCTGAACGACCTTCTGGCGCAGATTGCCGATTTCGCCGCCAACCACACCGATATGCGTGGCGTGGTCATCCGGACCGAGTTTGCCCCCGACCTGCCCAAGGTTCACCTGGACGGCGACCAGATGCGCCAGGTAGCCATCAACCTGATTCTGAACGCGGGTGGCGCCATGCCGGACGGCGGCACCCTTACGATCCGCTCCGAAGCGGTTGACCCCGGCCATGTACGCATGGTATTCAGGGACAGCGGCTGCGGCATCCCGGCCGAAAACCTGGAGAAGATCTTCGAGCCGTTCTACACCACCAAGGAGCGCGGCACCGGCCTGGGACTGGCCATCACCCGCCAGATCATCGAGCACCACCACGGTGAAATCAGCATCGCAAGCGATCCCGACAAGGGGACGACGGTCACCGTGACGCTGCCCATCGAACGGGACGAATTGTAA
- a CDS encoding methyl-accepting chemotaxis protein, translating into MKSYKHWGIFSKIMSLSLLTWAILALAATFALVPYIRGLIMDEKKDMVRFLVEEASTILATYQKQAEAGILTPEDAKKRAAADIRQLRYDGKEYFFISDLNNRLIAHPLRPENEGKDMSSFKDADGMLMYQEFTKAALGDKGGGFVSYRQIKPKESKPLPKLSYTKLFKPWGWVVATGIYIDGVDEDMRHVQFGIWAGLLVILGLSVLVAGLVSRSITRPVKEVVETIKDIAQGEGDLTKRLPISGNNEIGELSEWFNTFVDKLHGIISQVSGSALQLSSSANELQSTSKEMSQSVAHLSSQSTSLATAGEEMSATSSDIAGNCHHAATNAGGASDKAAEGAGVVNQSIGIMQAIAERVKSAADTVETLGNRSDQIGTIVGTIEDIADQTNLLALNAAIEAARAGEQGRGFAVVADEVRALAERTTRATKEIGEMIKAIQKETREAVHTMEQSVAQVEQGSTHASASGKSLQEILAIINDVTEQISQIATAAEEQTATTREISHNVLSLNELAHQNNAAIQETAETADNVSRQAEELQRLVNQFKL; encoded by the coding sequence ATGAAAAGCTACAAACACTGGGGAATCTTTTCCAAGATCATGAGCCTGTCGCTGCTGACCTGGGCAATTCTGGCGCTGGCCGCCACCTTTGCGTTGGTGCCGTACATCCGCGGGCTGATCATGGATGAGAAAAAGGATATGGTTCGCTTTCTGGTCGAAGAGGCGTCGACCATCCTTGCCACATATCAGAAACAGGCCGAGGCGGGAATACTCACCCCGGAAGACGCTAAAAAACGGGCCGCCGCGGATATCAGGCAACTGCGCTACGACGGCAAGGAATACTTCTTCATCAGCGATCTCAACAATCGGCTCATAGCCCATCCGCTGCGTCCGGAAAACGAAGGCAAGGACATGAGTTCCTTCAAGGATGCCGACGGGATGCTCATGTACCAGGAATTCACCAAGGCGGCGTTGGGCGACAAAGGGGGCGGGTTCGTCAGTTACCGCCAGATCAAGCCCAAGGAGTCCAAACCGCTGCCGAAGCTCAGCTACACCAAACTTTTCAAACCGTGGGGCTGGGTGGTGGCGACCGGTATCTATATCGATGGCGTGGACGAGGATATGCGGCATGTGCAGTTCGGCATCTGGGCCGGCCTTCTGGTGATCCTGGGGCTCAGCGTCCTTGTGGCCGGTCTGGTTTCCCGATCCATCACCCGGCCGGTCAAGGAGGTGGTGGAAACCATCAAGGACATCGCCCAGGGGGAGGGTGATCTGACCAAGCGTCTGCCGATCAGCGGCAACAACGAGATCGGCGAATTGAGCGAATGGTTCAATACCTTTGTGGACAAACTGCACGGGATCATCTCCCAGGTATCGGGCAGCGCCCTCCAACTCTCCTCATCCGCCAATGAGCTGCAATCGACTTCAAAGGAGATGTCGCAAAGCGTGGCGCACCTGTCGTCCCAGTCCACCTCTCTGGCCACCGCCGGAGAAGAGATGTCGGCCACCTCGTCGGACATTGCCGGCAACTGCCATCACGCCGCCACCAATGCCGGCGGTGCTTCGGACAAGGCCGCCGAGGGCGCCGGGGTCGTGAACCAGTCCATCGGGATCATGCAGGCCATCGCCGAGCGGGTCAAGAGCGCAGCCGATACGGTCGAGACCCTGGGCAACCGCTCCGATCAGATCGGCACCATCGTGGGCACCATCGAGGACATCGCCGACCAGACCAATCTGTTGGCGCTCAACGCGGCCATCGAGGCGGCCCGGGCCGGGGAGCAGGGGCGGGGCTTCGCCGTGGTGGCCGACGAGGTGCGGGCCCTGGCGGAGCGCACTACCCGCGCCACCAAGGAGATCGGCGAGATGATCAAGGCGATCCAGAAAGAAACCCGCGAGGCGGTCCATACCATGGAACAGAGCGTTGCCCAGGTCGAGCAGGGGAGCACCCATGCATCCGCCTCCGGCAAATCGCTGCAGGAAATCCTTGCGATCATCAACGATGTGACCGAACAGATCAGCCAGATCGCCACGGCTGCCGAAGAGCAGACCGCCACGACCCGGGAGATAAGCCACAACGTGCTGAGCCTGAACGAACTGGCGCACCAGAACAACGCCGCGATTCAGGAAACCGCCGAGACGGCCGACAATGTTTCGCGGCAGGCCGAGGAGTTGCAGCGGCTCGTGAACCAGTTCAAGCTGTAG